The Penaeus vannamei isolate JL-2024 chromosome 16, ASM4276789v1, whole genome shotgun sequence genome includes a window with the following:
- the LOC113825938 gene encoding uncharacterized protein, whose translation MAHQVDESTDHVLFKSPEGRRPNMKCWAPENLHSLQVDEDSLQVDEDSYMGFETIARTVHLDDFKEVMTNNKIIQCPITENSHLRLSKSWLMVAWFGLPADGHNWYGNASFVVDFNSFLKEFKDFKKYFVEVAEYQTQNASRLLFSSKDYDDLREYDPTIRGGPWYMDSDNKHWALTRARGYKSRFPLVNGHALEFMVELDEDEAKKLFLMSAKRPADHSEANDPGYMKCKKHRSGGKWRDCPSPYSPEDTIDKLDEWQAHSGIQWTWG comes from the exons ATGGCTCACCAG GTTGATGAGTCTACTGATCACGTTTTATTTAAAAGTCCTGAAGGTCGGCGGCCTAATATGAAATGCTGGGCACCTGAAAACTTGCATTCACTTCAAGTTGATGAAGATTCACTTCAAGTTGATGAAGACTCCTATATGGGGTTTGAAACCATTGCACGAACCGTTCATCTCGACGATTTTAAAGAAGTTATGACGAATAATAAGATAATCCAGTGCCCCATTACAGAAAACTCACACTTACGGCTTTCCAAGAGCTGGCTAATGGTAGCCTGGTTCGGACTACCTGCCGACGGCCACAACTGGTACGGGAATGCAAGCTTTGTGGTAGACTTCAACAGCTTCCTAAAAGAGTTCAAAGATTTCAAGAAATACTTTGTGGAGGTTGCAGAATATCAAACTCAAAATGCATCGAGACTGTTGTTCTCAAGCAAAGATTATGATGACTTGAGGGAATACGACCCTACCATTCGTGGAGGACCGTGGTATATGGATTCAGACAATAAGCACTGGGCTCTCACGAGGGCCAGGGGATACAAAAGCCGTTTTCCTCTAGTAAATGGACACGCCCTAGAGTTCATGGTTGAGCTAGATGAGGATGAAGCCAAAAAGCTATTTCTGATGTCCGCTAAACGACCTGCGGATCATTCTGAGGCAAACGACCCAGGATATATGAAATGTAAGAAACACAGGTCAGGGGGGAAATGGCGGGACTGCCCTTCTCCATACTCTCCAGAAGACACCATTGACAAACTCGACGAGTGGCAAGCTCACAGCGGTATACAG TGGACATGGGGATAA
- the LOC138864500 gene encoding uncharacterized protein: protein MVRFCGLNISERFGCGGIGLLNLAFNLTNFIGYLVLAIKGYDHVTWAVAISTGIGILINFSLCWGVMKRNPYQLIAWTTLTTMTSLLNAVLGVVVIYKKVSIPWGAVVIVASVVNFVSVSFVQSVVYEMIRATD from the exons ATGGTGAGATTCTGTGGCCTCAATATTTCGGAGAGATTTGGCTGTGGCGGCATCGGACTCTTAAATCTG GCATTCAACCTAACTAACTTCATCGGATATTTGGTCTTAGCGATAAAAG GCTATGATCACGTGACTTGGGCAGTTGCCATATCCACTGGAATCGGAATTCTTATCAACTTTTCCCTGTGTTGGGGGGTGATGAAG AGGAACCCGTACCAGCTGATCGCCTGGACGACCCTCACCACGATGACATCACTCCTCAACGCGGTTCTCGGGGTCGTCGTCATCTACAAGAAGGTCAGCATCCCCTGGGGCGCCGTGGTCATCGTGGCGTCCGTCGTGAACTTCGTGTCCGTGTCCTTTGTGCAGTCCGTGGTCTACGAg ATGATTCGAGCAACCGACTAA